One region of Miscanthus floridulus cultivar M001 chromosome 19, ASM1932011v1, whole genome shotgun sequence genomic DNA includes:
- the LOC136528602 gene encoding UDP-galactose/UDP-glucose transporter 7-like, translated as MSPLVNQRLRISPPHTPRPAPHASAGTAVRALTRNTRKAATAARLVGSARGEMGAEAGEPSSILSLASAFSYGVASMAMVFVNKAVLMQYVDSMTLLTLQQIATALLIHFGQVLGMSKRKDFSLITAKKLLPVSIFYNANVGFALASLKGVNIPMYIAIKRITPLAVLVAGCMRGKGKPPTQVILSVICTATGVLIAALGDFSFDLYGYCMALTSVFFQTMYLILVEKSGAEDGLSSVDLMFYNSILSLPFLFFLIITTGEFPHSLTVLSAKAASLTFSVILIISLVMGIVLNFTMFWCTIVNSALTTTIVGVLKGVGSTTLGFVLLGGVEVHALNVTGLVINTFGGVWYSYAKYKQKKKTPRKIQHDVESHAHK; from the exons ATGAGCCCGCTTGTTAACCAGCGGCTCCGGATCTCCCCACCCCACACGCCCCGCCCCGCGCCGCACGCGTCGGCAGGCACGGCCGTGCGCGCCCTGACACGGAACACCCGCAAGGCCGCAACCGCAGCCCGGCTTGTCGGAAGCGCGAGGGGCGAGATGGGGGCGGAGGCCGGCGAGCCCAGCTCCATCCTCAG CTTAGCTTCTGCCTTTTCCTATGGAGTCGCATCTATGGCAATGGTTTTTGTGAACAAAGCAGTTCTTATGCAGTATGTTGACTCCATGACCCTCCTCACTTTACAG CAAATAGCGACGGCACTTCTGATACATTTTGGTCAAGTTCTAGGGATGTCTAAAAGAAAAGATTTCAGCTTGATAACTGCGAAGAAGCTTCTTCCAGTGTCTATTTTCTACAATGCAAATGTGGGATTTGCTCTAGCAAGCTTGAAAGGGGTTAACATCCCAATGTATATTGCAATCAAGAGGATCACTCCCCTAGCTGTGTTGGTAGCTGGGTGCATGCGGGGAAAGGGGAAGCCACCGACACAG GTCATTCTTTCAGTTATCTGCACCGCCACTGGTGTCCTCATTGCAGCACTTGGAGATTTTTCCTTTGACCTATATGGATACTGCATGGCTCTAACATCAGTCTTCTTCCAG ACTATGTATTTGATTCTGGTGGAGAAATCAGGTGCTGAAGATGGTCTTTCCTCAGTGGACTTGATGTTTTACAACAGCATATTGTCACTTCCATTTCTGTTTTTCCTCATTATAACAACAGGAGAATTCCCCCATTCTCTTACAGTATTATCTGCAAAG GCAGCCTCTCTGACATTCAGTGTTATTCTCATTATCTCACTGGTGATGGGAATTGTTCTCAATTTCACTATGTTCTGGTGCACAATTGTGAATTCTGCTCTGACTACAACAATAGTAGGAGTTCTCAAGGGCGTCGGGTCTACG ACCCTCGGTTTCGTTCTGTTGGGAGGTGTCGAAGTGCACGCTCTGAATGTTACTGGACTGGTGATCAACACATTTGGCGGTGTATGGTACTCTTATGCGAAGTATAAGCAGAAAAAGAAAACACCACGGAAGATTCAACATGATGTAGAGTCACATGCCCACAAGTAG
- the LOC136527086 gene encoding glutamate receptor 2.8-like, whose translation MFIWMDETYSGIHGGFDKNSSGTGTMELEPVFWQENPVMTSKGSDKILDPEPSLDPESKSTNARKLLVERNLGKVCGDNTMKPLRIGVPLKPGFEKFVKVSDPCLYCNGTDICSSTKKQNITGYSIDVFEAAMKKLQDQKKLQDPPRYEYCVFDGSYDDLVGNVSSGNLDGAAGDVTITSDRINTVDFTMPYTQSGVALLVRRDRSDPIQWRFLTPLSKELWFATVGFFCFTGFVIWMIERPKNPEYQGSAMGQFSTAAYFAFSTLTFSHGQIVRSPLSRFVVVIWCFLVLVLVQSYTASLSSLLTADRLQPSVKDLNQLLKAGDSVGYQKGSFVHSLLIHRNFAAGKLIPYSSADDYAKALRNGSKNGGVSAIVDEVPYLKAFLSDSRYEEEFEIQDQIFRTPGFGFVFNSCHCQLVNNLSSAILDITGGEESSTIEKEWLGTSTANDASLTITKADYTPLTLRNFSGLFLVSGLVSSLMLLISSAKLAYARLTGAEDADAVQTAGSSAARTLATKYHPLENTADNISVLDHPHPEATNGDHQGGDGSDWSVPEELLNEAISHERGHNSSASAGECSANAVHDGFAPAQSLKMIEMNIV comes from the exons ATGTTTATCTGGATGGATGAAACATATTCGGGTATACATGGTGGCTTTGACAAAAATAGTAGTGGCACTGGGACTATGGAACTGGAACCTGTGTTCTGGCAAGAAAATCCAGTAATGACATCTAAAGGGAGTGACAAGATACTTGACCCTGAACCTTCACTCGATCCAGAATCCAAGAGCACAAATGCCAGAAAATTATTAGTGGAAAGAAACTTGGGGAAGGTGTGCGGTGACAATACTATGAAGCCACTCAGGATTGGCGTGCCACTAAAACCTGGTTTTGAAAAATTTGTGAAGGTTTCCGATCCTTGTTTATATTGCAATGGTACTGATATTTGTTCTAGTACCAAGAAACAAAATATCACTGGCTACAGCATTGATGTCTTTGAAGCTGCTATGAAGAAGCTACAGGACCAGAAGAAGCTACAGGACCCTCCACGCTATGAGTATTGTGTTTTCGACGGTTCTTATGACGATCTAGTAGGCAACGTATCTTCAGGG AACCTGGACGGAGCAGCAGGTGATGTGACCATAACCTCTGACCGAATCAATACCGTGGACTTCACAATGCCATACACACAGTCGGGCGTGGCTTTGCTTGTGCGCCGCGACCGATCAGATCCAATCCAGTGGAGATTTTTAACCCCACTAAGCAAGGAGCTTTGGTTTGCAACCGTGGGATTCTTCTGCTTCACTGGGTTTGTTATCTGGATGATTGAGAGACCGAAAAATCCGGAGTACCAAGGATCAGCTATGGGACAGTTCAGCACTGCTGCCTACTTTGCTTTCTCCACTCTGACGTTTTCTCACG GTCAAATTGTTAGAAGCCCATTGTCACGATTTGTTGTGGTGATATGGTGTTTTCTAGTGCTGGTCCTGGTACAGAGTTACACAGCAAGTTTGTCATCCTTGTTAACTGCAGATAGGCTCCAGCCTTCAGTGAAGGATCTGAACCAACTTCTGAAGGCTGGCGACTCTGTTGGATACCAGAAGGGGTCATTTGTGCACTCCCTCTTGATTCATAGAAATTTTGCCGCAGGAAAGTTAATTCCTTATTCTTCGGCAGATGATTATGCTAAAGCTTTGAGGAATGGATCCAAGAACGGTGGTGTGTCAGCTATCGTTGATGAGGTCCCCTATCTAAAAGCTTTCCTCTCTGACTCAAGATACGAGGAAGAATTCGAGATTCAGGATCAAATATTCAGAACCCCTGGTTTTGGATTT GTATTCAATTCATGTCATTGTCAACTGGTGAATAATCTTTCCAGTGCAATTTTGGACATCACTGGAGGGGAAGAGAGCTCAACAATCGAAAAAGAATGGTTGGGCACAAGCACAGCTAATGATGCATCGCTGACCATAACCAAGGCAGATTATACACCTCTCACTCTGCGAAATTTCTCTGGTCTCTTCCTGGTTAGTGGACTTGTATCTTCTCTAATGCTGCTGATAAGCAGCGCCAAGTTGGCTTACGCCAGATTGACCGGAGCTGAAGACGCTGATGCAGTACAAACCGCCGGCAGCAGTGCAGCACGAACCCTGGCGACCAAATATCATCCACTTGAGAACACCGCGGACAACATTTCTGTCCTTGATCACCCCCATCCTGAAGCCACAAATGGTGATCACCAAGGTGGCGACGGGAGTGATTGGTCTGTCCCTGAGGAGCTCCTCAATGAAGCAATAAGCCACGAACGTGGACATAATAGTAGTGCAAGTGCTGGAGAGTGTAGTGCTAATGCAGTGCATGATGGCTTTGCGCCTGCACAATCATTGAAGATGATCGAGATGAACATTGTCTGA